Proteins encoded by one window of Dreissena polymorpha isolate Duluth1 chromosome 11, UMN_Dpol_1.0, whole genome shotgun sequence:
- the LOC127851023 gene encoding uncharacterized protein LOC127851023 isoform X1: MDESDIDKMNMDAAFEWLEKMEICHKLNSLDEMKDLIRKTLKAQPDQFSQQFKDTINTDVSKALAQDKEMKRKLTSIYDTFIDELKQLPSDVGASLETEFGDVRSKLIINRDRLRKMDCTIVVAGETSAGKTSFLNLLLEKDVLPSCHLAATSIICRIHPIPPASKRYFEVHFAGKKFKKYTVSDRDDDDMIAMLKNEVTCRDAKYDGAIVDLYWQIPLLGENYHVTIVDTPGVGENEPMSEKLYKFLPNATAFVYILNSANAGGVQEDKLIQIFRKIYEIEGLEDLFRMDPRCVLFVCNKWDSVDERCRETSTTQQQVWDDTLPKLEKYIQRRNFPLEKNLFKMSTLQARRYLDSDMGYSETYQQVLGGLGRLVVASQVEHSNRHFWWISTIVTHILTHCKSRIYRAGSDFSTKQILKEQTERKLNKLRSDSQTVKNSLLNVCTAQCKIISSAFNSHLNTAKPSIISTVEQKTKSISKNEYNEVKKEVKREIHLALSESFNTDIDDVTRAIGKMEDHIRSELHALEEGLRDVQLDMQNGNSEVNLLPGPTPTDYEVEPLPLAAKVTLGLTAPLWIPVAAVALLFIIPSFFVKKTVTVVKDEYKLKAFRKNPGKRIAVWLDTILKEFALEKMVQERYAQPMEHRINSIFETTIPAKIRSYEILIEAIVSDARSPENIHPEFELTISKMKSVTLQINTFRRKYNLNE; encoded by the exons ATCAACACAGATGTTTCCAAAGCACTGGCACAAGACAAGGAGATGAAAAGAAAGTTAACATCCATATACGACACATTCATAGATGAACTCAAACAGTTACCAAGTGATGTCGGGGCGTCCTTGGAAACAGAATTCGGAGATGTTCGTTCAAAACTTATTATCAATCGGGACAGACTGCGTAAAATGGATTGCACAATCGTTGTTGCGg GTGAAACGAGTGCGGGTAAAACGAGTTTCCTGAATCTTTTGCTGGAAAAAGATGTCCTGCCGTCATGTCACTTGGCCGCAACATCTATTATATGTCGAATTCATCCAATACCACCTGCATCAAAACGCTATTTTGAAGTGCACTTCGCTGGAAAAAAATTCAAGAAGTACACTGTTTCGGACCGAGATGACGACGATATGATTGCCATGTTAAAGAATGAAGTGACCTGTCGCGATGCCAAGTATGATGGAGCTATAGTGGACCTCTATTGGCAGATACCTCTTCTTGGAGAAAAC TATCACGTTACTATTGTGGACACGCCTGGTGTCGGTGAAAATGAGCCCATGTCCGAGAAATTGTACAAGTTCCTCCCAAATGCTACTGCCTTCGTTTATATTCTCAACAGTGCAAATGCTGGCGGGGTTCAGGAAGACAAG ttGATACAGATATTCCGGAAGATATACGAGATAGAAGGATTAGAAGATCTGTTTAGAATGGATCCACGTTGCGTACTGTTTGTTTGCAATAAATGGGACAGTGTTGATGAAAGGTGTCGCGAAACATCTACTACGCAACAGCAAGTATGGGACGACACACTGCCTAAGTTAGAAAAATACATACAACGGAGAAACTTCCCATTGGAGAAAAACTTGTTCAAGATGAGTACATTGCAG GCTCGCCGATATTTAGATAGCGACATGGGTTATAGTGAAACATACCAGCAGGTTCTTGGCGGCCTAGGGCGATTGGTAGTGGCGAGCCAAGTTGAACATAGTAACCGACACTTTTG GTGGATTTCAACAATTGTGACGCACATATTGACGCATTGTAAATCAAGAATATATCGTGCCGGAAGTGACTTTTCGACAAAACAGATACTAAAAGAACAAACAGAGAGGAAGCTCAATAAACTAAGAAGTGATTCTCAAAcg gtTAAGAACTCTCTTCTTAACGTTTGCACAGCTCAATGTAAGATAATTTCCTCGGCATTTAATAGCCATCTTAACACAGCGAAACCAAGTATTATATCCACAGTCGAGCAAAAGACGAAGTCAATATCCAAGAACGAGTATAACGAAGTAAAAAAAGAAGTAAAGCGTGAAATACACTTAGCTCTGAGTGAGTCATTCAACACCGATATTGACGATGTAACACGTGCTATTGGAAAAATGGAAGATCATATCAGAAGTGAGTTACATGCTTTGGAAGAGGGCCTGCGTGATGTCCAGCTAGACATGCAGAACGGAAATAGTGAAGTGAATTTACTACCAG GTCCAACACCTACTGATTATGAAGTGGAGCCTTTGCCGCTTGCAGCCAAAGTGACGTTAGGGCTGACAGCACCTCTGTGGATTCCAGTGGCAGCGGTTGCACTTTTGTTTATAATTCCATCTTTCTTTGTTAAAAAGACGGTAACAGTGGTGAAAGACGAATATAAACTCAAAGCATTTCGTAAAAATCCTGGTAAAAGAATTGCAGTTTGGCTAGACACAATTTTGAAGGAATTCGCATTAGAGAAAATGGTTCAAGAACGCTATGCACAACCAATGGAACATCGTATTAATTCGATATTTGAAACAACTATCCCAGCAAAGATAAGATCATACGAAATACTAATTGAGGCAATTGTATCCGACGCAAGGTCACCAGAGAACATTCATCCAGAATTCGAATTAACCATTAGCAAGATGAAGTCTGTTACTTTGCAAATTAACACTTTTAGAAGAAAATATAATCTTAATGAATGA
- the LOC127851023 gene encoding uncharacterized protein LOC127851023 isoform X2: MKRKLTSIYDTFIDELKQLPSDVGASLETEFGDVRSKLIINRDRLRKMDCTIVVAGETSAGKTSFLNLLLEKDVLPSCHLAATSIICRIHPIPPASKRYFEVHFAGKKFKKYTVSDRDDDDMIAMLKNEVTCRDAKYDGAIVDLYWQIPLLGENYHVTIVDTPGVGENEPMSEKLYKFLPNATAFVYILNSANAGGVQEDKLIQIFRKIYEIEGLEDLFRMDPRCVLFVCNKWDSVDERCRETSTTQQQVWDDTLPKLEKYIQRRNFPLEKNLFKMSTLQARRYLDSDMGYSETYQQVLGGLGRLVVASQVEHSNRHFWWISTIVTHILTHCKSRIYRAGSDFSTKQILKEQTERKLNKLRSDSQTVKNSLLNVCTAQCKIISSAFNSHLNTAKPSIISTVEQKTKSISKNEYNEVKKEVKREIHLALSESFNTDIDDVTRAIGKMEDHIRSELHALEEGLRDVQLDMQNGNSEVNLLPGPTPTDYEVEPLPLAAKVTLGLTAPLWIPVAAVALLFIIPSFFVKKTVTVVKDEYKLKAFRKNPGKRIAVWLDTILKEFALEKMVQERYAQPMEHRINSIFETTIPAKIRSYEILIEAIVSDARSPENIHPEFELTISKMKSVTLQINTFRRKYNLNE, encoded by the exons ATGAAAAGAAAGTTAACATCCATATACGACACATTCATAGATGAACTCAAACAGTTACCAAGTGATGTCGGGGCGTCCTTGGAAACAGAATTCGGAGATGTTCGTTCAAAACTTATTATCAATCGGGACAGACTGCGTAAAATGGATTGCACAATCGTTGTTGCGg GTGAAACGAGTGCGGGTAAAACGAGTTTCCTGAATCTTTTGCTGGAAAAAGATGTCCTGCCGTCATGTCACTTGGCCGCAACATCTATTATATGTCGAATTCATCCAATACCACCTGCATCAAAACGCTATTTTGAAGTGCACTTCGCTGGAAAAAAATTCAAGAAGTACACTGTTTCGGACCGAGATGACGACGATATGATTGCCATGTTAAAGAATGAAGTGACCTGTCGCGATGCCAAGTATGATGGAGCTATAGTGGACCTCTATTGGCAGATACCTCTTCTTGGAGAAAAC TATCACGTTACTATTGTGGACACGCCTGGTGTCGGTGAAAATGAGCCCATGTCCGAGAAATTGTACAAGTTCCTCCCAAATGCTACTGCCTTCGTTTATATTCTCAACAGTGCAAATGCTGGCGGGGTTCAGGAAGACAAG ttGATACAGATATTCCGGAAGATATACGAGATAGAAGGATTAGAAGATCTGTTTAGAATGGATCCACGTTGCGTACTGTTTGTTTGCAATAAATGGGACAGTGTTGATGAAAGGTGTCGCGAAACATCTACTACGCAACAGCAAGTATGGGACGACACACTGCCTAAGTTAGAAAAATACATACAACGGAGAAACTTCCCATTGGAGAAAAACTTGTTCAAGATGAGTACATTGCAG GCTCGCCGATATTTAGATAGCGACATGGGTTATAGTGAAACATACCAGCAGGTTCTTGGCGGCCTAGGGCGATTGGTAGTGGCGAGCCAAGTTGAACATAGTAACCGACACTTTTG GTGGATTTCAACAATTGTGACGCACATATTGACGCATTGTAAATCAAGAATATATCGTGCCGGAAGTGACTTTTCGACAAAACAGATACTAAAAGAACAAACAGAGAGGAAGCTCAATAAACTAAGAAGTGATTCTCAAAcg gtTAAGAACTCTCTTCTTAACGTTTGCACAGCTCAATGTAAGATAATTTCCTCGGCATTTAATAGCCATCTTAACACAGCGAAACCAAGTATTATATCCACAGTCGAGCAAAAGACGAAGTCAATATCCAAGAACGAGTATAACGAAGTAAAAAAAGAAGTAAAGCGTGAAATACACTTAGCTCTGAGTGAGTCATTCAACACCGATATTGACGATGTAACACGTGCTATTGGAAAAATGGAAGATCATATCAGAAGTGAGTTACATGCTTTGGAAGAGGGCCTGCGTGATGTCCAGCTAGACATGCAGAACGGAAATAGTGAAGTGAATTTACTACCAG GTCCAACACCTACTGATTATGAAGTGGAGCCTTTGCCGCTTGCAGCCAAAGTGACGTTAGGGCTGACAGCACCTCTGTGGATTCCAGTGGCAGCGGTTGCACTTTTGTTTATAATTCCATCTTTCTTTGTTAAAAAGACGGTAACAGTGGTGAAAGACGAATATAAACTCAAAGCATTTCGTAAAAATCCTGGTAAAAGAATTGCAGTTTGGCTAGACACAATTTTGAAGGAATTCGCATTAGAGAAAATGGTTCAAGAACGCTATGCACAACCAATGGAACATCGTATTAATTCGATATTTGAAACAACTATCCCAGCAAAGATAAGATCATACGAAATACTAATTGAGGCAATTGTATCCGACGCAAGGTCACCAGAGAACATTCATCCAGAATTCGAATTAACCATTAGCAAGATGAAGTCTGTTACTTTGCAAATTAACACTTTTAGAAGAAAATATAATCTTAATGAATGA